From one Plasmodium coatneyi strain Hackeri chromosome 9, complete sequence genomic stretch:
- a CDS encoding KIR protein, with translation MNEVHNNNQKPTLYSEWIYDMLKEGGGQLVPYKLVTQLEQELNGYTQVKKSAHTIATACSFVSEVRKKEQADSGICTWFYYWLGNMLFNEGKLSSISDVMDIIYTAWGKSDLGNSCTKDNTHNDGVDFYSKKSEFDFKKDYEPQEEQEQCKSDSRDGSSGPYCTKFIGKYGNSCTRNSSQLTCTWKNLKKPSAGDDFDLDIGKMDLDNKDQDPILSNLPSTKAYKKFNEANGTCEEDGDVSLPLEIEGAFPGSLKTGNQRYLNRLKDVWCYASKGGEGNLTDVERCSFLYYYIGYTFSEYFTHDSSFQTFMDTVRKELEQLSDVDGEKCDIVPSCSGRTHFTWEKEVYDFIQDHGTIRTTLEGSEITCTKEFLQHLEDVAGAFGTMGWHCTKNATKDGKYCQKLNSAHKPNKLVELLKTKCTLPETQKYIIQRIETLGILPSTGTSSGTGTIVCSTLSVLGLPMLGYFLYKYNLLPSWFGNHFGGGSSKIRKRKKRSTRSNFDALTEYTTEDGTSTIAPSTIGDSTIGSTVEDNSTIYNDERRPPPRRSSSGRGSNSRPQQHRQQQQRPQRQQKQRNISYQNI, from the exons atgaaTGAAGTACATAATAAT AATCAGAAGCCTACATTATATTCCGAATGGATATATGATATGCTCAAGGAAGGGGGCGGACAACTCGTGCCTTATAAACTTGTCACCCAGTTAGAGCAGGAGTTAAATGGATATACCCAGGTTAAGAAGTCTGCACATACAATTGCGACAGCGTGCTCCTTCGTATCtgaagtaaggaagaaggaacaggcGGACAGTGGCATTTGTACTTGGTTTTATTACTGGTTAGGGAATATGCTATTTAATGAAGGTAAGCTCAGTTCAATCTCGGATGTTATGGATATTATTTACACAGCATGGGGAAAATCTGATTTAGGAAATAGTTGTACAAAGGATAACACTCATAATGACGGAGTTGATTTCTACAGTAAGAAGAGTGAGTTCGACTTTAAGAAGGACTATGAGCCTCAGGAAGAGCAA GAGCAATGTAAAAGTGATAGTAGGGATGGCAGCAGTGGTCCATATTGCACCAAGTTCATAGGGAAATATGGGAACTCCTGTACACGGAATTCATCACAATTAACATGCACGTGGAAAAATCTCAAAAAACCTTCTGCTGGAGATGACTTCGACCTCGACATTGGCAAAATGGACCTAGACAATAAGGATCag gACCCCATATTAAGCAATTTACCTTCCACAAAggcatacaaaaaatttaatgaagcCAATGGCACCTGTGAGGAAGATGGTGATGTTAGCTTACCATTAGAAATAGAAGGAGCATTTCCAGGGAGCCTTAAGACCGGTAATCAGCGTTACCTTAATAGGCTTAAGGATGTTTGGTGCTACGCAagtaaagggggggagggcaaTTTGACCGATGTTGAACGGTGCAGCTTTTTGTATTATTACATAGGGTATACGTTCTCTGAGTACTTCACCCATGATAGTTCATTTCAGACTTTTATGGATACTGTCCGCAAGGAATTGGAGCAGTTGTCTGATGTTGATGGCGAGAAGTGTGATATTGTGCCCAGTTGTTCCGGCAGGACCCATTTCACATGGGAAAAGGAAGTATACGATTTTATACAGGATCATGGAACTATAAGAACAACGTTAGAGGGAAGTGAAATCACCTGTACTAAAGAGTTTCTCCAACATTTGGAAGATGTTGCTGGTGCATTTGGAACTATGGGTTGGCATTGCACGAAGAATGCTACGAAGGACGGGAAATATTGTCAAAAACTTAACAGCGCACATAAACCAAACAAACTTGTGGAACTCCTgaaaacaaaatgtacattACCAGAGACACagaaatatattatacaaaGAATAGAAACATTGGGTATACTTCCCAGTACGGGGACTTCCTCCGGAACGGGCACCATTGTCTGTTCCACATTGTCTGTACTGGGACTACCAATGCTTGGATacttcttatataag TATAaccttttaccttcttggtttggtaaccattttgGAGGAGGGAGCagtaaaataaggaagagaaaaaaaagatctacCAGGAGCAACTTTGATGCATTAACGGAATACACAACAGAGGACGGCACTTCAACAATAGCACCTTCAACAATTGGTGACTCAACAATAGGTTCCACCGTAGAagataattctaccatatataatgatgaaCGAAGACCACCACCACGACGATCATCATCTGGAAGGGGATCAAATAGTAGACCACAACAACATAGGCAACAGCAGCAAAGGCCACAAAGGCAACagaaacaaagaaatataagttatcaaaacatataa